A region of Salinibacter sp. 10B DNA encodes the following proteins:
- a CDS encoding amidase family protein: MDQPTFAEAHRALDAGETTCEALVSSFLDRIDDRNDELNAFTTVDRDGALNHARYLDSQRERGNARPLSGLVLAVKDNICIRGYPVSCGSKMLKDFSSLYDATVIERLRDAGAIFIGKTNCDEFAMGSSNETSHFGPVRNPHDPDYVPGGSSGGSAAAVAAGMCHAALGSDTGGSVRQPSAFCGVVGLKPTYGRVSRSGLVAFASSLDVIGPLANSVEDVATLLNVMAGEDPNDSSSAPVDVPDYTQALTGEVEGLKVGLPDEYFTEGLDPTIRHMVRDQVATLEDQGAEIERVSLPHTEYGVATYYLLATAEASSNLARYDGIRYGFRADLQETKHELRERRKELQRELSAARTKGDDDRVTELEAELDDEQSALDALYTRTRTEGFGDEVKRRIMLGTYALSAGYYDKYYEKAQRVRTLIRHDFDRAFEDVDVLVTPTTPTPPFQLGEKTDDPLEMYLNDIYTVTANLAGIPGLTVPIGSHPETDNLPVGLQLLGPHFDESVLLQVGDVLTSE; encoded by the coding sequence AGACCACGTGTGAAGCGCTGGTCTCGTCGTTTTTGGATCGCATCGACGACCGAAACGACGAACTCAATGCCTTCACGACCGTCGATCGCGACGGCGCCCTTAACCACGCCCGGTACCTCGACAGCCAGCGAGAGCGTGGGAATGCACGTCCCCTCTCGGGGCTCGTGCTCGCTGTAAAGGACAATATTTGCATTCGCGGCTACCCAGTCAGTTGCGGGTCGAAGATGCTCAAAGACTTCTCGTCGCTGTACGACGCGACGGTGATTGAGCGTCTTCGCGACGCCGGGGCCATCTTCATCGGCAAGACGAACTGCGACGAGTTCGCCATGGGCTCGTCGAACGAGACCTCCCACTTTGGTCCGGTGCGCAACCCGCACGATCCGGACTACGTGCCGGGCGGCTCGTCGGGCGGATCGGCCGCCGCGGTGGCCGCGGGCATGTGCCATGCCGCCCTTGGCAGCGACACCGGCGGATCGGTGCGGCAGCCGTCGGCGTTCTGCGGGGTCGTGGGCCTGAAGCCGACCTACGGCCGCGTGAGCCGGTCGGGCCTCGTGGCTTTCGCCTCGTCGCTCGACGTGATCGGGCCCCTTGCCAACAGCGTGGAAGACGTGGCAACGCTCCTGAACGTGATGGCGGGCGAAGACCCGAACGATTCGTCCAGCGCGCCCGTCGACGTGCCGGACTACACGCAGGCCCTCACGGGCGAGGTGGAGGGGCTGAAGGTGGGGTTGCCGGACGAGTACTTTACCGAGGGCCTCGATCCCACCATCCGGCATATGGTGCGCGACCAGGTGGCGACCCTGGAGGATCAGGGCGCCGAGATCGAGCGGGTCTCCCTTCCGCATACCGAGTACGGCGTGGCTACATACTACCTCCTCGCCACCGCCGAGGCCTCCAGCAATCTGGCCCGTTACGACGGCATCCGGTACGGCTTCCGCGCCGACCTGCAGGAAACGAAGCACGAGCTCCGGGAACGACGCAAAGAATTGCAACGCGAGCTCTCTGCCGCTCGAACGAAGGGCGACGACGATCGCGTGACGGAACTCGAAGCGGAGTTGGACGACGAGCAAAGCGCCCTCGACGCCCTTTACACCCGCACCCGCACCGAAGGCTTCGGCGACGAGGTAAAACGCCGCATCATGCTGGGCACCTATGCCCTTTCGGCTGGCTACTACGACAAGTACTACGAGAAGGCCCAGCGGGTGCGCACCCTCATCCGCCACGACTTTGACCGGGCTTTCGAGGACGTCGACGTACTCGTGACGCCCACCACGCCCACCCCGCCGTTTCAGCTCGGCGAGAAGACCGACGACCCGCTGGAGATGTACCTGAACGACATCTACACGGTCACCGCCAACCTGGCCGGCATCCCGGGCCTTACGGTGCCCATCGGCTCGCATCCGGAGACCGACAACCTGCCCGTGGGCCTGCAGCTCCTCGGGCCGCACTTTGACGAGTCGGTGCTCCTTCAGGTCGGCGACGTGCTCACGAGCGAATAG
- a CDS encoding serine hydrolase has translation MIQRVAILLLFALGGTVPGFAQGDVPVQRIDSLVSAYHDARLFNGAVLVGTGDSVAYATAVGDANMEWDVPNTTSTRFHIGSVTKQFTAALILTLVAENTVALDSTISTYLSGYPGPGADRITIHHLLAHRSGIPSFTAFEDYESRTMRLEWEPDSLVTTFARRGLQFEPGRQWSYSNSGYFLLGVIAQEVTGQHYAAALREKVLAPLGLDGPIGYAFSEEVIEREASGYTQTVWGYQRAEPIEASVPFSAGMLYATPTGLYRWTRALHTGQVLPDSLYEAMTTPHSENGYGYGLVMQSDTIGGTLVSITGHGGGINGFTTSLNYTTPGDYTVLALDNTTSESTSRLTEGIRQVLHGGTPPSPQPSVARALWPVVQKQTVADATARYRTLKQERPNAYVYDPTELVRLGDALREKERPARAIGIYEFALSMDSTLADAYAGLGLAERALGNDAAAEPHLQTALDRNPALEQAQRALREMGVEEGTSTVTLSPELLERYTGVYAAQQRPSFKLTITREGKQLYGQATGQARYRLYPSSETRFFLKVVDAQVEFTVKEASVPQLTLYQRGQEILFTRTEESPE, from the coding sequence ATGATTCAGCGTGTTGCCATTTTGCTCCTGTTCGCACTTGGGGGCACCGTCCCGGGATTTGCTCAAGGAGACGTTCCGGTCCAGCGCATCGATTCGCTCGTGTCGGCCTACCATGATGCCCGTCTCTTCAACGGCGCTGTACTCGTGGGGACGGGCGATTCGGTGGCGTATGCCACGGCGGTGGGAGACGCCAACATGGAGTGGGATGTGCCCAATACGACCTCCACACGTTTCCACATTGGATCGGTGACGAAGCAGTTTACCGCGGCCCTCATTCTGACGCTCGTCGCCGAGAATACGGTTGCGCTGGATAGCACAATTTCCACCTATCTTTCCGGGTATCCCGGACCTGGGGCAGATCGGATCACCATTCACCATTTGCTTGCCCACCGGTCTGGGATTCCGAGTTTTACCGCCTTCGAGGACTACGAGTCGCGCACCATGCGGCTGGAGTGGGAGCCGGACTCGCTCGTTACGACGTTTGCAAGGCGGGGACTCCAGTTTGAGCCCGGGCGTCAGTGGAGCTACTCAAACTCCGGCTATTTTCTTCTCGGCGTGATCGCGCAGGAGGTGACGGGTCAACACTACGCCGCGGCCCTGCGCGAAAAGGTGTTGGCCCCGCTCGGGCTCGACGGCCCGATCGGCTACGCGTTCAGCGAAGAGGTCATTGAGCGAGAGGCCAGCGGCTACACCCAGACTGTGTGGGGCTATCAGCGAGCCGAGCCGATTGAGGCCTCCGTTCCCTTTTCCGCCGGGATGCTCTACGCGACACCGACGGGACTGTACCGGTGGACGCGGGCGCTGCACACGGGACAGGTTCTGCCGGATTCGCTTTACGAGGCGATGACGACGCCCCACTCGGAGAATGGGTACGGATATGGCCTCGTGATGCAGAGTGATACCATTGGGGGCACACTGGTCTCAATTACGGGGCACGGGGGTGGCATCAATGGGTTTACGACGTCGCTCAACTACACCACCCCGGGCGACTACACGGTCCTGGCGCTCGACAACACCACGAGCGAGAGCACGAGCCGCCTTACCGAGGGCATTCGTCAGGTGTTGCACGGGGGGACACCCCCGTCGCCCCAGCCGTCGGTGGCTCGGGCGCTCTGGCCGGTCGTGCAGAAGCAGACGGTGGCCGACGCAACGGCGCGCTATCGGACGCTCAAGCAGGAGCGGCCCAACGCCTACGTGTACGATCCTACTGAGCTTGTTCGCCTCGGCGATGCGCTTCGGGAGAAGGAGCGGCCCGCCCGAGCGATTGGCATCTACGAGTTTGCCCTCTCGATGGACTCGACGCTCGCAGACGCGTATGCCGGGCTCGGCCTTGCGGAACGGGCGCTAGGAAATGACGCAGCTGCCGAACCCCACCTCCAAACGGCACTGGATCGGAATCCGGCCCTGGAGCAGGCACAGCGGGCCTTGCGAGAAATGGGAGTAGAAGAGGGCACGTCTACGGTGACGCTTTCCCCGGAACTGTTGGAGCGATACACGGGAGTATATGCCGCCCAACAGCGTCCCAGCTTTAAGCTCACGATTACGCGAGAGGGGAAGCAACTGTACGGGCAGGCCACCGGGCAGGCCCGATACCGACTTTATCCCTCCTCCGAGACGCGATTTTTCCTGAAGGTGGTGGACGCGCAGGTTGAGTTCACCGTAAAGGAGGCGAGCGTTCCTCAGCTCACCCTTTATCAGCGGGGCCAGGAAATCCTCTTTACGCGAACGGAGGAGTCCCCCGAGTAA
- a CDS encoding DUF4097 family beta strand repeat-containing protein yields the protein MDFRTLLVLVSILFGSGLGGALHAQPYERTRSDTLSDAPAALAIDNREGSITVSSWSRDGVVYTARIVSGQAQEIVEETMIEVDRFDQRLSLTSNMDEIDPQWAFGPELYGYGVTYPEVHYTVRVPPSVAVTIEDQESTVDVAGLAARLRVDTQEGAITVRNHRGPVRLDTHEGTLTLTDIVGDAMIDTHEGSVEAQGLRGRLRLDTHEGQAAVAVDSLGTTTVDTHEGEVTLTVPSRSGFDLSTDLGEEGILRSDFAIDALRTEDGQYEGRVHGGGPLLRVSSVEGVVQVLRP from the coding sequence ATGGATTTCCGGACTCTCCTCGTTCTCGTCAGCATTCTGTTTGGCAGTGGGCTTGGAGGCGCCTTGCATGCCCAACCGTACGAGCGCACCCGGAGCGACACCCTTTCGGACGCGCCGGCGGCCCTGGCGATTGACAATCGAGAGGGCAGCATTACCGTTTCGTCCTGGTCCCGCGATGGGGTCGTGTATACGGCCCGCATCGTATCGGGGCAGGCCCAGGAGATTGTTGAGGAAACCATGATCGAAGTAGACCGCTTCGATCAACGGCTCTCACTGACGAGCAACATGGATGAGATTGACCCCCAGTGGGCGTTTGGGCCCGAACTGTATGGCTACGGCGTTACGTACCCTGAGGTGCACTATACGGTCCGGGTGCCGCCATCGGTCGCTGTGACAATTGAGGACCAGGAGTCGACTGTTGACGTCGCCGGGCTTGCAGCGCGGCTACGGGTCGACACCCAGGAGGGAGCGATCACCGTGCGCAACCATCGGGGCCCGGTTCGGCTCGATACCCATGAGGGGACGTTGACACTGACGGATATCGTCGGCGACGCAATGATCGATACCCACGAGGGATCGGTTGAGGCGCAGGGGCTTCGGGGGCGGTTGCGACTCGATACCCATGAGGGGCAAGCGGCGGTAGCAGTCGACTCGCTCGGAACCACCACCGTTGATACGCACGAGGGAGAGGTGACCCTCACCGTCCCGTCCCGCAGCGGGTTTGACCTGTCGACAGACCTTGGGGAAGAGGGGATCCTGCGGAGTGATTTTGCGATCGATGCGCTTCGGACGGAGGACGGACAGTACGAGGGGCGTGTCCACGGCGGGGGGCCGCTGCTTCGGGTGTCTTCGGTAGAGGGAGTTGTGCAAGTGCTACGCCCGTGA